Genomic window (Spirosoma sp. KCTC 42546):
GAGTTACAAACGGGTGTACTTACTACCACCGCTAGTTGAAGCGGAGCAATTGTACAGGAAGCCGGGGCTGTATAGGTAGTACTTGTTGCTGCGCAACTGGTGGCCGAACTAGTAACAGAAACCGTGTGCACCGTTTCATCAGAAGTTAGTCCGCTGAGGGAGAAAGTGACCGATGGCGCACCCGATGAAACAGCAACTGTAGTGCTGTGTGTACCATCCGTAATAGTCAGCGAACCAGCCTGAGCCGATGTAAAGCTGACAGTACCGGCCAGTGTATACTGATTGGTTGCTGATTGGCAAGTACCGGCTGTAACCACCACCGACATAGCGCAGGGAATGGTGCAATTTGTTTGGGGCAACAGTGCCGACACAACAGTATAACAGCAAGGGCCATTGTACAACACGACACTATAGGAGGTACCACTGGTGCTGGTTGGATTAGCCAGACCTGTGAAAGACACCGCGCTAGCCGAAACTGGCGTACTGCCCGTGGCGGTATACGACGGAATGGTTGACGTTGTCATCAAGTAGGCCTTATCAGCATTGGTGATACCAGCCAGGTTGATTTTAGCATCACTTTTCGCCGTTTGTGTTGCGGTGTTACAGGTTGCTGGTGTAACACTTACGCTGGCAACCAGCGTGGATACGCAAGCGAATCCAACATCGAAATTGTGATTGACAAAACCCGTATTACCCGTTGTCAGGCTTATAACAGGTGCAGTAATACCAGCAACTGTAGTTACCAGAGCATCTGAATCATTCAGGTCATTCGCATTCGTTGTCGTACTATTGGCACCTGTCAGGGTCAATTTGCTCCCGTTAACAGTTAGAATGTTGCCACTGAACTGGGTAGCCCCAAAAACTAATGAATAAGCGGTAGTGGCCAGAAGAGTTGTATCTGCTCCGGTACCCAGCCAGGTTCCTGTTGTCAGGTTCGCCTTGTTGGAGAAGTAATACTCCCCTTCTGCGTTGGTGGTAGTTGACGCAATTTTGGTCGTCCCTTTGTACAAATCGACCTGAAGATCAGCTAGTGATTTCTCGCAGGGGTCCTGAATACCGTCTTTGTTGGTATCAACCCAGGCACGGTTACCAATTTCAATAACCTGGAGCAGATCGCAGTTCAAATCGAGCTCGCCCAAGCCAGCAGCTTTCGCAAACGTACCTGGATCAGTACCCGTTGTATAGACAATGGCGGCTGCCTCTGCAACTCCGGTTTCATTATTCCAGTATTTAACACCACCCGAGTTGGCTACCGTAGCAACAGGGTCAATTGTGGCCCCTACTACGTGTCCGCTTCCTGGCTTTAGCGCTAATCCGCCCAGGGCCAGTTCGGTATGAGCAAATTTACTGCCGTCGAAATAGTTATCGTCATAGAATTCGCCAAAACCTGGCCCCTGGTTATTCGTAACGCCCGTACCCGTAAAAGGCCCCACTTTTCCATTATTTTCCAGAATATAGGAGCCATTCGAATTATAGGCGCGCAGGATATCGCCCGCTGCCGGGTTAACCGTATACAACTGCGTATTGGAAGGATCGGTACTGTAATTGTTATATCCTCCCTGTAGTCCCGTCCGATCGGCGAAGCCCAGCACCATCGAGCCATCAACATCAAATTCAATATCGGCCAGCATAGGTTGCGGGTGTACTAAACTCTTGTATACCGCTGTGCTGGTCGCAATAACCAGATCATCGAATGAATCGGTCCAGGGATACCAGCCTGTACTATCGGCCCCGGCCTGACCCGGCGAGTTTTTAGGCGAAATACCATACCCTTTAGGATAGGTAAGCGGGAAGTCGAAGACCGGGCTAAATGCCGAGCTAGCTGGATCAAAGGCATAGACGTAGGCCCGCATATCTGACTTATTCTGTGACGTTAGTGCATCGCATACGGTACCCACATACAGTTTACCTCCATACACGTGCAACGCCCAGGGACGCGAGCTACCGCCAGCACAGGATGGGTCCGGAATTGTATACGACTTTACATGGGCACTGGTTGGCTTAGTGCCCGATGTGTTGTAAGCAGCAATATCGATGCTATACAGCTTTTTGTCATAGAGGTTAACGAACCAGAGCTTTTGCCCATCCTCCGAAACCTCTAAGCCGCCAATACCAACCTTGCCAATTAAAGAAAATACGGCTGCATCATGGCTGGGCTTGGTTTTGTCAGCCGAAAGGCCGCGTCCTCCCGCACCATTTACGGGTACTAAAGCAGCGCCCACATCAATCCCTAAACTGGATACATCCATGAAACTTTCGGTAGTGGCACTGGCCGAGCTGGTATGGGTTACGTACAGCCCACCAACACCGAGTGGCCCTAAACCAGCATGCCGGTGAAGCGTTGCCGATAAGAATAAATCCTTGGTTAACCGGTTATAGCCCAAACCCCAAACCGTACCTACTGCATGCGCTTCTGCAATGTGCGTCATACCCGTTGCAGCCGTATTACTTTCATCGTAGGGAAAACTAACAATTGCATCTGCATTAGCCGATAAAGCAGCATCCGCTACGGCGGGCGATGGGTTAAGGTTTAGTGGATCCCCATAGGTGTAGCACGGAATGAAAATAGTAGGCTTCGACTGACAGTATAGCGTTGGGTTAGCTATACCTAAATTAACCGAACAGGTGGCCTGGCTCACAAATTGAACATTTGATTTACTATTTGCGCCATAAACCGTTCCCACATCAACGCCGGACGGATCACTAAACTCTACTCGAACCGGGTACTGAATGCTGGTACTGCTAAATAGGTATTTCCCATACTGATCTGTTAGAACCGGCCCATATTTGGTACCATTACAGTCATAAGCCGTAACACTAACACTAGAAACGCCCTGTGTTTCGGCCGCCTGCTGAATCCCATCTGCATTAAAATCCCGATAAACAATCCCACCTAACTGACTCCCGTTACAACTGGTTGGCGGACAGGCTGCAGGGAGGCTGAATGTTTGGCTAGCCTGACAACTGGGGTTGTCTGCAAACTGAGCAGTGACCGTACCATTACTAGCGGCTCCCGTTAAGGTAACTTCAAACGCAACGACCTGTGGCGTAACGATATTCTGTGTTCCCTGAATGAGTAGTGTAGTCGGTTGAGGATAGGTTACCGTTGTGATACCAGGAACAATTGTACGGCTTTGTCCAGCAGTTGTAACCACGATATAGTCATTTGTAGGGCCATCCTGCCAGCCTACCTCAACGCTTATGGTTGCTTTGCTAACGCCACTAATCGAATAACAACCTGACACGTCGACTCGGTTAAGCGTTAGTGAGCAGGCAGCTGTTGGCTGCGGAAGCGTAGGTGTGGTTGATGGCGTAGCATAGCTTGCTTGTTTACCCTTATCCACTTTACCTGACTTAGGCAACAAGGCAGAAGCCACGAATTCAGCAGAGCCATTATCCTTTAGGAAAGTAGCTGTGAATGTTTTAGCCATCACTGAAACAGCGACAAAAAGGCCTAGCCAGAGAGCTGTTCGTAGAAGAGACGGTGCAAGATTTTTCATAGAGTTACTGATAGGCTTGATATAAAAAAGGTAATACCAGCAAGGCAACCAATCCCTTTTTATTGCTGGTGTAGTACAACTAGGGCACAACCATCCATACACAGTCTGCAAGGGCTGGACAGGATGATTATTGGATGGGATCAGATTGAATTATTCACTAAACGGCTAACACTAACCACCTATCTATCACCAGCTTAACTGGTAGTATTAGATAGATAATCAAACAAAATGTAACTAATTGATAAATTAAAAATACATTTAATTTTATGTATTGCCGAAAATAGACTAGCAATAATGTAACCGTGAAACTATTGATCTATTTACACTTAAGTAGGTAGGCAAAAAAATATGCTGTATAATGCTATTTTTAAAGCGAACAGACGCTTTCTTCAACATAAATCACTTAGAACTAAAATTAACTTTATCATTAATTATGAATAAGGCATATAACTATATAAATAGACCTTTTTTCAGCATGAATGAACGTTTTTATTAATCAAACACTAGATAATTCTATTTCTATTTGCACAGAATTTGTATAGATATGGCATGGCTTACTTACTCAACATAAACTTATAATATATATACATTAATTTATTGTATTCTAATTATGCTACTTCTATCCCTACCAGAGCTAAAGCGGTCTTTACCATTACTAATGAATGCGTTGCAGCAGAATGCAAACCAGTAGTAAGGCGAAACCTTGGGATTGGGGTATTGATAGAGAAGACGAATTACAGAAACTTGATCGGTGTAGAAGCCCAACCAGCTAAACTCTTTTAATTGCCAGTAGTTAGTCAATAACCAGGAATAGACGGTACTAATCAATACCAAAAACGACTCTTGACTAAACAAGTGATAGCCATGGAAAATACGAACAACGCCGATCAGCAAAGCCCCGACCAAACGTTAGGTAATTCATTAAAGGGCCTATCTCCCCAACATAACAATGCACCCGACAACGATGATGACGAAGGGGCGGTTGTTTATGCAGGCTTAGGCATTAATAACAGTCCAGACATTTTGAATCCTGGCGAAGAAGAAGCATCAGACACTCTTTTATATACCGATACAGCTACAGCACGCCATGCAACAGACGAGCTATCAAACGACGAAGAACCCGACGAATTTTCGGCCGATGATCTGTCAGATGACGATCTGTCGGACGATGAACTAGAGAAGGAAATTACCGAACTCGCCGAAGAGGAAGAAGAAGGGAACGAACGGTATTGATAATTCAGTCTAAGCCTGTCGACTTGCGGGTACTGTAACCGGTACCCGCAACCACTGACTTACGGTCTGCATCAGTA
Coding sequences:
- a CDS encoding SdrD B-like domain-containing protein — its product is MKNLAPSLLRTALWLGLFVAVSVMAKTFTATFLKDNGSAEFVASALLPKSGKVDKGKQASYATPSTTPTLPQPTAACSLTLNRVDVSGCYSISGVSKATISVEVGWQDGPTNDYIVVTTAGQSRTIVPGITTVTYPQPTTLLIQGTQNIVTPQVVAFEVTLTGAASNGTVTAQFADNPSCQASQTFSLPAACPPTSCNGSQLGGIVYRDFNADGIQQAAETQGVSSVSVTAYDCNGTKYGPVLTDQYGKYLFSSTSIQYPVRVEFSDPSGVDVGTVYGANSKSNVQFVSQATCSVNLGIANPTLYCQSKPTIFIPCYTYGDPLNLNPSPAVADAALSANADAIVSFPYDESNTAATGMTHIAEAHAVGTVWGLGYNRLTKDLFLSATLHRHAGLGPLGVGGLYVTHTSSASATTESFMDVSSLGIDVGAALVPVNGAGGRGLSADKTKPSHDAAVFSLIGKVGIGGLEVSEDGQKLWFVNLYDKKLYSIDIAAYNTSGTKPTSAHVKSYTIPDPSCAGGSSRPWALHVYGGKLYVGTVCDALTSQNKSDMRAYVYAFDPASSAFSPVFDFPLTYPKGYGISPKNSPGQAGADSTGWYPWTDSFDDLVIATSTAVYKSLVHPQPMLADIEFDVDGSMVLGFADRTGLQGGYNNYSTDPSNTQLYTVNPAAGDILRAYNSNGSYILENNGKVGPFTGTGVTNNQGPGFGEFYDDNYFDGSKFAHTELALGGLALKPGSGHVVGATIDPVATVANSGGVKYWNNETGVAEAAAIVYTTGTDPGTFAKAAGLGELDLNCDLLQVIEIGNRAWVDTNKDGIQDPCEKSLADLQVDLYKGTTKIASTTTNAEGEYYFSNKANLTTGTWLGTGADTTLLATTAYSLVFGATQFSGNILTVNGSKLTLTGANSTTTNANDLNDSDALVTTVAGITAPVISLTTGNTGFVNHNFDVGFACVSTLVASVSVTPATCNTATQTAKSDAKINLAGITNADKAYLMTTSTIPSYTATGSTPVSASAVSFTGLANPTSTSGTSYSVVLYNGPCCYTVVSALLPQTNCTIPCAMSVVVTAGTCQSATNQYTLAGTVSFTSAQAGSLTITDGTHSTTVAVSSGAPSVTFSLSGLTSDETVHTVSVTSSATSCAATSTTYTAPASCTIAPLQLAVVVSTPVCNSATNQYSATGTVSLTNSPAGSLTITDNGTTIGVVSVTAGQTSASFSLSGSSNGPASRTVVASLANAVASAIYTVPASCTVCSLSLTTASLANGQVGVAYSQTLTTSSGTAPVSFTVSAGSLPAGLTLDGTSGVISGTPTLAITTSFTIGVLDSKNCSDTAPLTITTSAAPVCSLTVSVTNTACNPASNTYSSTVSVLLTNPVAGSITLSDGVTSQILTVTGSTSGVSGTFNGLIADGLVHTVSASLSSCGTSSTTYAAPISCSVTPTAGLGDYVFLDANKDGIQNTGDTPIEGVTVTLYTNGGTSATTVTDASGLYSFTGLTPGSSNSYVVGFTAPAGMTATLTHVGSSTADSDADPITGRTQSVTLAAGEFNPTLDAGFYTIAPTLSLDKFVDKSKAQIGDVLTYTIVVTNAGTTTATNLVVRDSSSIGLTYVLNSATAPAGTTFTSGRPVNTWTIASISAGQSLSLTFQAVADSSGILYNTAIVPGDTATACTSIPYRMCAGSVYLFQLTAAPGRSSYKWFKDNVEISGQTTNVLEVTAPGTYSLAVDNVTGKCPDFSCCPFIVEEDTLPTFQAVAVPVTCTGNTAQANGKIVLSGFKATYTYQYSLGTSFNESAPLSGSAKVIPAGGVIVSNLTNPVVNQAYTVRVYNASGCYTDVTVILLPTVCGCPPESCVPLVIRQTKRPARLGDSH